Proteins found in one Triticum aestivum cultivar Chinese Spring chromosome 4D, IWGSC CS RefSeq v2.1, whole genome shotgun sequence genomic segment:
- the LOC123098740 gene encoding calmodulin-binding transcription activator 3 isoform X2 translates to MAEGRRYGIAPQLDMEQILKEAQTRWLRPTEICEILKNYRNFRIAPEPPNMPASGSLFLFDRKVLRFFRKDGHNWRKKKDGKTVKEAHERLKSGSIDVLHCYYAHGEENINFQRRSYWMLEEDYMHIVLVHYLEVKAGKSSSRTRGHDNMLQGAYVDSPLSHLPSQSTDGESSLSGRASEYEAESDIYSGGAGYHSISRMQQHENGGGSIIDASVVSSYSPASSVGNHQGLQATSPNTGFYSHYQDNSPVIHNESTHGITFNGPSTQFDLSSWNEMTKMNKGIHQLPPYQSHVPSEQRPFTEGPGIESFSFDEVYSNGLDIKDDGHADTDREALWQLPSANDGTTTEFLQLPSAIDGRTTEFQLPSATDSTFATVDSFEQNNKLLEEAINFPVLKTQSSNLSDILKNSFKKSDSFTRWMSKELAEVDDSQVKSSSALYWNSEDADNIIGASSRDQLDQFTLDPMVAQDQLFSITEYFPSWTYAGSKTRVLVTGRFLTSDEVIKLKWSCMFGEVEVPADILADGTLRCYSPSHKPGRVPFYVTCSNRLACSEVREFEYRPSDSQYMDAPSPHGATNKIYLQARLDELLSLGQDEQDEFQAALSNPTKELIDLNKKITSLMTNNDQWSELLKFADDNQLAPDDRQDQFVESGIKEKLHIWLLHKAGGGGKGPSVLDDEGQGVLHLAAALGYDWAIRPTITAGVSINFRDVHGWTALHWAAFCGRERTVVALIALGAAPGALTDPRPDFPSGRTPADLASFNGHKGISGFLAEFSLTSHLQTLNLKEAMGSNASEISGLPGIGDVTGRIASPSAGQGLQAGSMGDSLGAVRNAAQAAARIYQVFRVQSFQRKQAVQYEDDNGVISDERAMSLLSYKPSKPGQFDPMHAAATRIQNKFRGWKGRKEFLLIRQRIVKIQAHVRGHQVRKHYRKIIWSVGIVEKVILRWRRRGAGLRGFRSTEVATDSSTSSSSVDVIPVKPAEDDYNFLQEGRKQTEERLQRALARVKSMVQYPEARDQYQRILTVVTKMQESQPVEESMLEESTEMDEGFLMSEFKELWDDDVPLPGYF, encoded by the exons ATGGCCGAGGGCCGGCGCTACGGGATCGCGCCGCAGCTGG ACATGGAGCAGATACTGAAGGAGGCTCAGACCCGATGGTTACGCCCTACTGAGATTTGCGAAATACTTAAGAATTACAGGAATTTCCGTATAGCTCCAGAGCCGCCAAATATGCCTGCAA GTGGTTCACTTTTCTTGTTTGATCGGAAGGTATTGAGATTTTTTAGGAAGGATGGCCATAATTGGAGGAAGAAAAAGGATGGCAAGACTGTCAAAGAAGCCCATGAAAGATTAAAA TCTGGAAGCATCGATGTGCTTCATTGCTACTATGCTCATGGGGAAGAGAATATAAACTTCCAGAGGAGGAGCTATTGGATGCTGGAGGA GGACTATATGCACATTGTCCTTGTACATTATCTTGAAGTCAAG GCTGGAAAATCAAGTTCTCGTACTAGGGGGCATGATAACATGCTACAAGGGGCCTATGTTGATAGCCCTTTAAGCCACTTGCCTTCACAAAGTACAGACGGTGAAAGCTCACTTAGCGGACGCGCCTCTGAATACGAGGCAGAATCAG ATATTTATTCGGGAGGAGCCGGATACCACTCTATCTCTCGGATGCAGCAGCATGAAAATGGAGGTGGATCCATAATTGATGCTTCTGTTGTCAGCTCATACAGTCCTGCATCGTCTGTAG GTAATCATCAAGGATTACAGGCTACATCACCTAATACAGGCTTCTATTCTCATTATCAAGATAACTCACCTGTGATTCATAACGAGTCCACTCATGGAATTACATTCAATGGGCCCAGTACTCAATTTGACCTGTCATCATGGAATGAAATGACGAAAATGAATAAAGGGATCCATCAATTGCCTCCATACCAGTCTCATGTCCCTTCTGAGCAGCGTCCTTTTACAGAAGGCCCTGGAATAGAATCTTTCAGTTTTGATGAAGTATATAGCAATGGGCTGGATATCAAGGATGATGGTCATGCAGACACTGATAGAGAAGCACTGTGGCAG CTTCCAAGTGCTAATGATGGTACGACTACTGAATTTCTTCAGCTTCCAAGTGCTATTGATGGCAGGACTACTGAATTTCAGCTTCCAAGTGCTACTGATAGTACATTTGCTACAGTGGACAGTTTTGAACAAAACAATAAACTTTTGGAGGAAGCCATTAATTTCCCCGTCCTGAAAACTCAATCATCTAATCTTTCTGATATCCTGAAGAACAGCTTTAAGAAAAGTGATAGTTTTACTAGATGGATGAGCAAAGAACTTGCTGAAGTAGATGATTCCCAAGTTAAGTCCAGTTCTGCATTGTACTGGAACAGTGAAGATGCTGACAATATCATTGGAGCATCGAGCCGTGATCAGTTGGATCAGTTTACTCTGGACCCAATGGTTGCACAAGATCAGCTGTTTAGTATAACTGAATATTTTCCAAGCTGGACATATGCAGGTTCAAAGACTAGG GTTCTTGTTACTGGTAGATTCCTAACTTCTGACGAAGTTATAAAGCTCAAGTGGTCGTGTATGTTTGGAGAAGTCGAAGTTCCAGCAGATATTTTAGCAGACGGGACTCTCAGGTGTTATTCTCCCTCGCACAAACCTGGCAGGGTCCCTTTTTATGTGACTTGCTCCAACAGGTTAGCCTGCAGTGAAGTACGAGAGTTTGAATATCGACCAAGTGATTCTCAATACATGGATGCTCCAAGTCCACATGGTGCTACAAACAAAATATATCTCCAGGCGCGTCTTGATGAATTATTGTCATTGGGACAAGATGAGCAAGATGAGTTCCAGGCAGCTTTATCTAACCCCACAAAGGAGTTGATTGATTTGAACAAGAAGATAACCTCATTGATGACAAACAATGATCAGTGGTCTGAATTGCTAAAGTTCGCTGATGATAATCAGCTTGCCCCTGATGATAGGCAGGATCAGTTTGTTGAAAGCGGGATCAAAGAAAAGCTGCATATCTGGCTTCTCCATAAAGCAGGAGGTGGTGGCAAAGGTCCCAGTGTGTTAGATGATGAAGGGCAGGGCGTTCTTCATCTGGCAGCTGCTCTAGGATATGATTGGGCGATAAGGCCAACAATAACTGCTGGTGTAAGCATAAATTTCAGAGATGTTCATGGATGGACTGCACTTCACTGGGCAGCATTTTGTGGCAG AGAGCGAACAGTTGTTGCTCTTATAGCATTAGGTGCGGCTCCTGGAGCTTTGACGGATCCAAGGCCTGATTTCCCTTCAGGACGCACGCCAGCTGATCTTGCGTCGTTTAATGGGCACAAGGGAATATCTGGTTTCCTGGCAGAGTTTTCTTTAACAAGCCACCTTCAAACCCTCAACCTGAAGGAAGCCATGGGGAGCAATGCATCAGAGATATCTGGTCTACCTGGTATTGGAGATGTTACCGGAAGAATTGCCTCACCATCGGCAGGTCAAGGTCTTCAGGCTGGATCGATGGGAGATTCACTAGGTGCTGTGAGGAATGCTGCCCAAGCTGCTGCTCGGATATATCAAGTTTTCAGGGTGCAGTCCTTCCAGAGAAAGCAAGCAGTTCAGTATGAGGATGACAATGGTGTGATATCAGATGAACGTGCCATGTCACTCTTGTCTTATAAACCATCTAAACCAGGACAATTCGATCCCATGCATGCTGCTGCAACTCGAATACAAAACAAATTCCGTGGATGGAAGGGAAGAAAAGAATTTCTGCTTATTAGACAGCGAATTGTCAAGATCCAG GCTCATGTGCGAGGTCACCAAGTGAGAAAGCATTATCGCAAAATAATTTGGTCTGTCGGGATAGTGGAGAAGGTTATATTGCGATGGAGGCGGCGAGGAGCTGGGTTACGCGGGTTTCGGTCTACAGAAGTTGCAACAGACAGCAGCACTAGTAGCAGCAGTGTCGATGTAATCCCAGTTAAACCTGCAGAGGATGATTATAACTTCTTGCAAGAAGGACGGAAGCAAACTGAAGAAAGACTGCAGAGAGCTCTTGCCAGAGTTAAGTCCATGGTTCAGTACCCGGAAGCCCGGGACCAATATCAAAGGATTCTGACTGTCGTAACAAAAATGCAGGAATCCCAG CCTGTGGAAGAAAGTATGCTTGAGGAGTCGACGGAGATGGATGAAGGCTTTTTGATGAGTGAATTCAAAGAGCTCTGGGACGATGACGTGCCGTTGCCGGGCTATTTCTAG
- the LOC123098740 gene encoding calmodulin-binding transcription activator 3 isoform X1, whose protein sequence is MAEGRRYGIAPQLDMEQILKEAQTRWLRPTEICEILKNYRNFRIAPEPPNMPASGSLFLFDRKVLRFFRKDGHNWRKKKDGKTVKEAHERLKSGSIDVLHCYYAHGEENINFQRRSYWMLEEDYMHIVLVHYLEVKAGKSSSRTRGHDNMLQGAYVDSPLSHLPSQSTDGESSLSGRASEYEAESADIYSGGAGYHSISRMQQHENGGGSIIDASVVSSYSPASSVGNHQGLQATSPNTGFYSHYQDNSPVIHNESTHGITFNGPSTQFDLSSWNEMTKMNKGIHQLPPYQSHVPSEQRPFTEGPGIESFSFDEVYSNGLDIKDDGHADTDREALWQLPSANDGTTTEFLQLPSAIDGRTTEFQLPSATDSTFATVDSFEQNNKLLEEAINFPVLKTQSSNLSDILKNSFKKSDSFTRWMSKELAEVDDSQVKSSSALYWNSEDADNIIGASSRDQLDQFTLDPMVAQDQLFSITEYFPSWTYAGSKTRVLVTGRFLTSDEVIKLKWSCMFGEVEVPADILADGTLRCYSPSHKPGRVPFYVTCSNRLACSEVREFEYRPSDSQYMDAPSPHGATNKIYLQARLDELLSLGQDEQDEFQAALSNPTKELIDLNKKITSLMTNNDQWSELLKFADDNQLAPDDRQDQFVESGIKEKLHIWLLHKAGGGGKGPSVLDDEGQGVLHLAAALGYDWAIRPTITAGVSINFRDVHGWTALHWAAFCGRERTVVALIALGAAPGALTDPRPDFPSGRTPADLASFNGHKGISGFLAEFSLTSHLQTLNLKEAMGSNASEISGLPGIGDVTGRIASPSAGQGLQAGSMGDSLGAVRNAAQAAARIYQVFRVQSFQRKQAVQYEDDNGVISDERAMSLLSYKPSKPGQFDPMHAAATRIQNKFRGWKGRKEFLLIRQRIVKIQAHVRGHQVRKHYRKIIWSVGIVEKVILRWRRRGAGLRGFRSTEVATDSSTSSSSVDVIPVKPAEDDYNFLQEGRKQTEERLQRALARVKSMVQYPEARDQYQRILTVVTKMQESQPVEESMLEESTEMDEGFLMSEFKELWDDDVPLPGYF, encoded by the exons ATGGCCGAGGGCCGGCGCTACGGGATCGCGCCGCAGCTGG ACATGGAGCAGATACTGAAGGAGGCTCAGACCCGATGGTTACGCCCTACTGAGATTTGCGAAATACTTAAGAATTACAGGAATTTCCGTATAGCTCCAGAGCCGCCAAATATGCCTGCAA GTGGTTCACTTTTCTTGTTTGATCGGAAGGTATTGAGATTTTTTAGGAAGGATGGCCATAATTGGAGGAAGAAAAAGGATGGCAAGACTGTCAAAGAAGCCCATGAAAGATTAAAA TCTGGAAGCATCGATGTGCTTCATTGCTACTATGCTCATGGGGAAGAGAATATAAACTTCCAGAGGAGGAGCTATTGGATGCTGGAGGA GGACTATATGCACATTGTCCTTGTACATTATCTTGAAGTCAAG GCTGGAAAATCAAGTTCTCGTACTAGGGGGCATGATAACATGCTACAAGGGGCCTATGTTGATAGCCCTTTAAGCCACTTGCCTTCACAAAGTACAGACGGTGAAAGCTCACTTAGCGGACGCGCCTCTGAATACGAGGCAGAATCAG CAGATATTTATTCGGGAGGAGCCGGATACCACTCTATCTCTCGGATGCAGCAGCATGAAAATGGAGGTGGATCCATAATTGATGCTTCTGTTGTCAGCTCATACAGTCCTGCATCGTCTGTAG GTAATCATCAAGGATTACAGGCTACATCACCTAATACAGGCTTCTATTCTCATTATCAAGATAACTCACCTGTGATTCATAACGAGTCCACTCATGGAATTACATTCAATGGGCCCAGTACTCAATTTGACCTGTCATCATGGAATGAAATGACGAAAATGAATAAAGGGATCCATCAATTGCCTCCATACCAGTCTCATGTCCCTTCTGAGCAGCGTCCTTTTACAGAAGGCCCTGGAATAGAATCTTTCAGTTTTGATGAAGTATATAGCAATGGGCTGGATATCAAGGATGATGGTCATGCAGACACTGATAGAGAAGCACTGTGGCAG CTTCCAAGTGCTAATGATGGTACGACTACTGAATTTCTTCAGCTTCCAAGTGCTATTGATGGCAGGACTACTGAATTTCAGCTTCCAAGTGCTACTGATAGTACATTTGCTACAGTGGACAGTTTTGAACAAAACAATAAACTTTTGGAGGAAGCCATTAATTTCCCCGTCCTGAAAACTCAATCATCTAATCTTTCTGATATCCTGAAGAACAGCTTTAAGAAAAGTGATAGTTTTACTAGATGGATGAGCAAAGAACTTGCTGAAGTAGATGATTCCCAAGTTAAGTCCAGTTCTGCATTGTACTGGAACAGTGAAGATGCTGACAATATCATTGGAGCATCGAGCCGTGATCAGTTGGATCAGTTTACTCTGGACCCAATGGTTGCACAAGATCAGCTGTTTAGTATAACTGAATATTTTCCAAGCTGGACATATGCAGGTTCAAAGACTAGG GTTCTTGTTACTGGTAGATTCCTAACTTCTGACGAAGTTATAAAGCTCAAGTGGTCGTGTATGTTTGGAGAAGTCGAAGTTCCAGCAGATATTTTAGCAGACGGGACTCTCAGGTGTTATTCTCCCTCGCACAAACCTGGCAGGGTCCCTTTTTATGTGACTTGCTCCAACAGGTTAGCCTGCAGTGAAGTACGAGAGTTTGAATATCGACCAAGTGATTCTCAATACATGGATGCTCCAAGTCCACATGGTGCTACAAACAAAATATATCTCCAGGCGCGTCTTGATGAATTATTGTCATTGGGACAAGATGAGCAAGATGAGTTCCAGGCAGCTTTATCTAACCCCACAAAGGAGTTGATTGATTTGAACAAGAAGATAACCTCATTGATGACAAACAATGATCAGTGGTCTGAATTGCTAAAGTTCGCTGATGATAATCAGCTTGCCCCTGATGATAGGCAGGATCAGTTTGTTGAAAGCGGGATCAAAGAAAAGCTGCATATCTGGCTTCTCCATAAAGCAGGAGGTGGTGGCAAAGGTCCCAGTGTGTTAGATGATGAAGGGCAGGGCGTTCTTCATCTGGCAGCTGCTCTAGGATATGATTGGGCGATAAGGCCAACAATAACTGCTGGTGTAAGCATAAATTTCAGAGATGTTCATGGATGGACTGCACTTCACTGGGCAGCATTTTGTGGCAG AGAGCGAACAGTTGTTGCTCTTATAGCATTAGGTGCGGCTCCTGGAGCTTTGACGGATCCAAGGCCTGATTTCCCTTCAGGACGCACGCCAGCTGATCTTGCGTCGTTTAATGGGCACAAGGGAATATCTGGTTTCCTGGCAGAGTTTTCTTTAACAAGCCACCTTCAAACCCTCAACCTGAAGGAAGCCATGGGGAGCAATGCATCAGAGATATCTGGTCTACCTGGTATTGGAGATGTTACCGGAAGAATTGCCTCACCATCGGCAGGTCAAGGTCTTCAGGCTGGATCGATGGGAGATTCACTAGGTGCTGTGAGGAATGCTGCCCAAGCTGCTGCTCGGATATATCAAGTTTTCAGGGTGCAGTCCTTCCAGAGAAAGCAAGCAGTTCAGTATGAGGATGACAATGGTGTGATATCAGATGAACGTGCCATGTCACTCTTGTCTTATAAACCATCTAAACCAGGACAATTCGATCCCATGCATGCTGCTGCAACTCGAATACAAAACAAATTCCGTGGATGGAAGGGAAGAAAAGAATTTCTGCTTATTAGACAGCGAATTGTCAAGATCCAG GCTCATGTGCGAGGTCACCAAGTGAGAAAGCATTATCGCAAAATAATTTGGTCTGTCGGGATAGTGGAGAAGGTTATATTGCGATGGAGGCGGCGAGGAGCTGGGTTACGCGGGTTTCGGTCTACAGAAGTTGCAACAGACAGCAGCACTAGTAGCAGCAGTGTCGATGTAATCCCAGTTAAACCTGCAGAGGATGATTATAACTTCTTGCAAGAAGGACGGAAGCAAACTGAAGAAAGACTGCAGAGAGCTCTTGCCAGAGTTAAGTCCATGGTTCAGTACCCGGAAGCCCGGGACCAATATCAAAGGATTCTGACTGTCGTAACAAAAATGCAGGAATCCCAG CCTGTGGAAGAAAGTATGCTTGAGGAGTCGACGGAGATGGATGAAGGCTTTTTGATGAGTGAATTCAAAGAGCTCTGGGACGATGACGTGCCGTTGCCGGGCTATTTCTAG
- the LOC123098740 gene encoding calmodulin-binding transcription activator 3 isoform X4, which yields MQQHENGGGSIIDASVVSSYSPASSVGNHQGLQATSPNTGFYSHYQDNSPVIHNESTHGITFNGPSTQFDLSSWNEMTKMNKGIHQLPPYQSHVPSEQRPFTEGPGIESFSFDEVYSNGLDIKDDGHADTDREALWQLPSANDGTTTEFLQLPSAIDGRTTEFQLPSATDSTFATVDSFEQNNKLLEEAINFPVLKTQSSNLSDILKNSFKKSDSFTRWMSKELAEVDDSQVKSSSALYWNSEDADNIIGASSRDQLDQFTLDPMVAQDQLFSITEYFPSWTYAGSKTRVLVTGRFLTSDEVIKLKWSCMFGEVEVPADILADGTLRCYSPSHKPGRVPFYVTCSNRLACSEVREFEYRPSDSQYMDAPSPHGATNKIYLQARLDELLSLGQDEQDEFQAALSNPTKELIDLNKKITSLMTNNDQWSELLKFADDNQLAPDDRQDQFVESGIKEKLHIWLLHKAGGGGKGPSVLDDEGQGVLHLAAALGYDWAIRPTITAGVSINFRDVHGWTALHWAAFCGRERTVVALIALGAAPGALTDPRPDFPSGRTPADLASFNGHKGISGFLAEFSLTSHLQTLNLKEAMGSNASEISGLPGIGDVTGRIASPSAGQGLQAGSMGDSLGAVRNAAQAAARIYQVFRVQSFQRKQAVQYEDDNGVISDERAMSLLSYKPSKPGQFDPMHAAATRIQNKFRGWKGRKEFLLIRQRIVKIQAHVRGHQVRKHYRKIIWSVGIVEKVILRWRRRGAGLRGFRSTEVATDSSTSSSSVDVIPVKPAEDDYNFLQEGRKQTEERLQRALARVKSMVQYPEARDQYQRILTVVTKMQESQPVEESMLEESTEMDEGFLMSEFKELWDDDVPLPGYF from the exons ATGCAGCAGCATGAAAATGGAGGTGGATCCATAATTGATGCTTCTGTTGTCAGCTCATACAGTCCTGCATCGTCTGTAG GTAATCATCAAGGATTACAGGCTACATCACCTAATACAGGCTTCTATTCTCATTATCAAGATAACTCACCTGTGATTCATAACGAGTCCACTCATGGAATTACATTCAATGGGCCCAGTACTCAATTTGACCTGTCATCATGGAATGAAATGACGAAAATGAATAAAGGGATCCATCAATTGCCTCCATACCAGTCTCATGTCCCTTCTGAGCAGCGTCCTTTTACAGAAGGCCCTGGAATAGAATCTTTCAGTTTTGATGAAGTATATAGCAATGGGCTGGATATCAAGGATGATGGTCATGCAGACACTGATAGAGAAGCACTGTGGCAG CTTCCAAGTGCTAATGATGGTACGACTACTGAATTTCTTCAGCTTCCAAGTGCTATTGATGGCAGGACTACTGAATTTCAGCTTCCAAGTGCTACTGATAGTACATTTGCTACAGTGGACAGTTTTGAACAAAACAATAAACTTTTGGAGGAAGCCATTAATTTCCCCGTCCTGAAAACTCAATCATCTAATCTTTCTGATATCCTGAAGAACAGCTTTAAGAAAAGTGATAGTTTTACTAGATGGATGAGCAAAGAACTTGCTGAAGTAGATGATTCCCAAGTTAAGTCCAGTTCTGCATTGTACTGGAACAGTGAAGATGCTGACAATATCATTGGAGCATCGAGCCGTGATCAGTTGGATCAGTTTACTCTGGACCCAATGGTTGCACAAGATCAGCTGTTTAGTATAACTGAATATTTTCCAAGCTGGACATATGCAGGTTCAAAGACTAGG GTTCTTGTTACTGGTAGATTCCTAACTTCTGACGAAGTTATAAAGCTCAAGTGGTCGTGTATGTTTGGAGAAGTCGAAGTTCCAGCAGATATTTTAGCAGACGGGACTCTCAGGTGTTATTCTCCCTCGCACAAACCTGGCAGGGTCCCTTTTTATGTGACTTGCTCCAACAGGTTAGCCTGCAGTGAAGTACGAGAGTTTGAATATCGACCAAGTGATTCTCAATACATGGATGCTCCAAGTCCACATGGTGCTACAAACAAAATATATCTCCAGGCGCGTCTTGATGAATTATTGTCATTGGGACAAGATGAGCAAGATGAGTTCCAGGCAGCTTTATCTAACCCCACAAAGGAGTTGATTGATTTGAACAAGAAGATAACCTCATTGATGACAAACAATGATCAGTGGTCTGAATTGCTAAAGTTCGCTGATGATAATCAGCTTGCCCCTGATGATAGGCAGGATCAGTTTGTTGAAAGCGGGATCAAAGAAAAGCTGCATATCTGGCTTCTCCATAAAGCAGGAGGTGGTGGCAAAGGTCCCAGTGTGTTAGATGATGAAGGGCAGGGCGTTCTTCATCTGGCAGCTGCTCTAGGATATGATTGGGCGATAAGGCCAACAATAACTGCTGGTGTAAGCATAAATTTCAGAGATGTTCATGGATGGACTGCACTTCACTGGGCAGCATTTTGTGGCAG AGAGCGAACAGTTGTTGCTCTTATAGCATTAGGTGCGGCTCCTGGAGCTTTGACGGATCCAAGGCCTGATTTCCCTTCAGGACGCACGCCAGCTGATCTTGCGTCGTTTAATGGGCACAAGGGAATATCTGGTTTCCTGGCAGAGTTTTCTTTAACAAGCCACCTTCAAACCCTCAACCTGAAGGAAGCCATGGGGAGCAATGCATCAGAGATATCTGGTCTACCTGGTATTGGAGATGTTACCGGAAGAATTGCCTCACCATCGGCAGGTCAAGGTCTTCAGGCTGGATCGATGGGAGATTCACTAGGTGCTGTGAGGAATGCTGCCCAAGCTGCTGCTCGGATATATCAAGTTTTCAGGGTGCAGTCCTTCCAGAGAAAGCAAGCAGTTCAGTATGAGGATGACAATGGTGTGATATCAGATGAACGTGCCATGTCACTCTTGTCTTATAAACCATCTAAACCAGGACAATTCGATCCCATGCATGCTGCTGCAACTCGAATACAAAACAAATTCCGTGGATGGAAGGGAAGAAAAGAATTTCTGCTTATTAGACAGCGAATTGTCAAGATCCAG GCTCATGTGCGAGGTCACCAAGTGAGAAAGCATTATCGCAAAATAATTTGGTCTGTCGGGATAGTGGAGAAGGTTATATTGCGATGGAGGCGGCGAGGAGCTGGGTTACGCGGGTTTCGGTCTACAGAAGTTGCAACAGACAGCAGCACTAGTAGCAGCAGTGTCGATGTAATCCCAGTTAAACCTGCAGAGGATGATTATAACTTCTTGCAAGAAGGACGGAAGCAAACTGAAGAAAGACTGCAGAGAGCTCTTGCCAGAGTTAAGTCCATGGTTCAGTACCCGGAAGCCCGGGACCAATATCAAAGGATTCTGACTGTCGTAACAAAAATGCAGGAATCCCAG CCTGTGGAAGAAAGTATGCTTGAGGAGTCGACGGAGATGGATGAAGGCTTTTTGATGAGTGAATTCAAAGAGCTCTGGGACGATGACGTGCCGTTGCCGGGCTATTTCTAG